From a single Methylacidiphilum kamchatkense Kam1 genomic region:
- the pckA gene encoding phosphoenolpyruvate carboxykinase (ATP): protein MNKDSLFEMIQLKNVTQLYWDLSVAELYEQAIKRHEALLSASGSLVFHTGQYKGRTPKDKFIVKDQQTTEQVDWGKINQPFDPLSYKRLKSKVLSYLQDRDLFIQRCYACSNPNHRINLWILSERPIYSLFSRNLFIVEKDPEKRKYLLPDFILIHAPGFRADPETDKTQSGAFIILNFDEKMILIGGTGYAGEIKKAVFTVLNFLLPQKGVFPMHCSANFGKDPQDSAIFFGLSGTGKTTLSIDSTRYLIGDDEHGWDDSGVFNVEGGCYAKVIRISKEGEPEIYQAALRFGTILENVIINPQTREIDFNDDSLTENTRAAFPIEYIPNASGQLAGGHPKNIIMLCCDAFGVLPPVAKLNPEQALYYFLLGYTAKIAGTETGIQEPTAVFSPCFGSPFLPLPPKAYARMFKEKIEKHKPNVWLLNTGWTGGPYGIGKRIALETSRRLVRAILSGELAKADFIQEEYFHFSIPQSSPDVPTEILHPSKSWKDLSQYEKTARELQALFEQNYHTLSLT, encoded by the coding sequence ATGAACAAAGACAGTTTGTTTGAAATGATTCAATTAAAAAACGTTACTCAACTTTACTGGGATCTTTCCGTAGCTGAACTCTATGAACAGGCGATTAAACGGCATGAAGCTTTGCTTTCAGCTTCAGGCTCTCTTGTCTTTCATACTGGTCAATACAAAGGAAGAACGCCTAAAGACAAATTTATCGTCAAAGATCAACAGACAACAGAACAGGTCGATTGGGGAAAGATTAATCAACCTTTTGATCCGCTTTCCTATAAACGGCTTAAAAGCAAAGTGCTTTCCTATCTTCAAGATAGAGATCTTTTTATCCAACGGTGCTATGCTTGCTCCAATCCCAACCATCGCATCAATCTTTGGATATTATCCGAACGGCCTATTTATTCTCTTTTTTCACGAAATTTGTTCATAGTTGAGAAAGATCCAGAAAAAAGAAAGTATCTGCTCCCTGACTTTATCCTTATCCACGCTCCAGGCTTTAGGGCCGATCCAGAAACCGATAAAACACAGTCTGGCGCCTTTATCATTCTTAATTTCGATGAAAAAATGATTCTTATTGGTGGTACTGGTTATGCTGGAGAAATTAAGAAAGCTGTATTTACTGTATTAAATTTTTTATTACCACAGAAAGGTGTATTTCCAATGCACTGTTCTGCCAATTTCGGAAAGGATCCTCAGGATTCAGCCATTTTTTTTGGTCTTTCAGGGACTGGCAAAACGACCCTTTCTATTGATTCTACTAGATACTTGATTGGGGATGACGAACATGGGTGGGATGATAGCGGAGTGTTTAATGTTGAGGGCGGCTGTTATGCGAAAGTTATTAGAATAAGTAAAGAAGGAGAACCAGAAATCTACCAAGCTGCCTTGCGTTTTGGAACCATACTCGAAAATGTCATTATCAATCCACAAACTAGAGAAATAGATTTTAACGATGATTCCCTCACAGAAAATACCCGGGCTGCCTTTCCAATTGAATATATTCCGAATGCTTCAGGTCAACTTGCTGGCGGGCATCCAAAAAATATCATCATGCTTTGTTGCGATGCTTTTGGGGTTCTTCCTCCGGTAGCAAAACTCAATCCCGAGCAAGCCCTCTATTATTTTCTTCTTGGTTATACAGCTAAAATCGCGGGAACTGAAACAGGAATTCAAGAGCCAACAGCTGTTTTCAGCCCCTGTTTTGGTTCTCCCTTTCTTCCCCTCCCTCCAAAAGCGTATGCAAGAATGTTTAAAGAGAAAATTGAAAAACACAAGCCCAATGTTTGGTTGTTAAATACGGGATGGACTGGAGGGCCCTATGGCATTGGCAAAAGAATAGCTCTTGAAACTTCGCGCAGGCTTGTTAGAGCTATTTTAAGTGGAGAACTAGCAAAAGCTGATTTTATCCAAGAGGAATATTTCCATTTTTCTATTCCCCAAAGTTCTCCGGATGTACCAACTGAAATTCTTCATCCAAGTAAATCCTGGAAAGATTTATCCCAATACGAAAAAACAGCAAGGGAACTACAAGCGCTTTTTGAACA
- a CDS encoding glycosyltransferase family 4 protein, whose product MRIAQVSPLYERVPPKLYGGTERVIHYLTEELITLGHETTLFASGDSITKGKLVSVIPESLRLQKHKKDPMVYHILMLEKVFQMAESFDIIHYHIDFFHFPFSKRSKTKHLTTLHGRLDLPDLTVLYREFDRIPVVSISKAQRSFLPWIHWVGTVYHGIPADLYPFYPEKGNYLAFVGRISPEKGIERAIEIAKRVGMDLKIAAKVDEVDKQYFLEVILPLFKKAPVEFIGEIGEEEKKVFLGNASALLFPVNWPEPFGLVMIEAMACGTPVIGWRNGSVPEIVVDGQTGYIIHSVNEGVKKIMDIDRIDRKECRKHVLNHFTARKMAQSYLSIYNNLLYGE is encoded by the coding sequence TTGAGAATTGCTCAGGTTTCTCCTTTGTATGAAAGAGTTCCTCCAAAACTTTATGGAGGAACAGAGCGAGTTATCCACTATTTAACCGAGGAATTGATTACTCTTGGACATGAAACAACCCTTTTTGCTAGCGGGGATTCGATCACAAAAGGAAAGCTTGTATCTGTTATTCCCGAATCTTTGCGGCTTCAAAAACACAAAAAAGACCCCATGGTGTATCACATTTTGATGTTAGAAAAAGTGTTTCAAATGGCCGAATCTTTTGACATCATTCATTACCATATCGATTTTTTCCATTTTCCTTTTTCAAAACGGAGCAAAACCAAGCACCTTACCACTCTCCATGGAAGACTTGATCTTCCAGATTTAACCGTTCTTTATAGAGAATTTGATCGGATTCCTGTGGTCTCTATTTCGAAGGCCCAACGCTCATTTCTTCCTTGGATCCATTGGGTAGGTACCGTTTATCATGGCATTCCGGCAGATCTTTATCCTTTTTATCCTGAAAAAGGAAATTATCTGGCTTTTGTTGGTAGAATTTCTCCTGAAAAGGGAATCGAAAGAGCCATTGAAATAGCAAAGAGGGTAGGAATGGATTTAAAAATAGCTGCAAAAGTTGACGAGGTGGATAAACAATATTTTCTGGAAGTTATTCTTCCTCTTTTTAAAAAAGCCCCTGTTGAATTTATTGGAGAAATTGGAGAAGAAGAAAAAAAAGTGTTTTTAGGCAATGCCTCTGCGCTCCTTTTTCCTGTCAATTGGCCAGAGCCTTTTGGACTGGTTATGATTGAGGCGATGGCGTGTGGGACTCCTGTTATTGGATGGAGAAATGGATCTGTTCCAGAAATTGTCGTTGATGGGCAAACAGGCTACATTATCCATTCGGTGAATGAGGGAGTAAAAAAAATTATGGATATCGATCGAATTGATCGAAAGGAATGTCGAAAACATGTGTTAAATCATTTTACAGCAAGAAAAATGGCGCAATCTTACTTATCGATATATAACAATCTGCTTTATGGAGAGTAA
- a CDS encoding amylo-alpha-1,6-glucosidase — MESKIIGLKNGKDFIQIGDTYYVRVCSPFADDRTRVLKHKETFGVFDRRGDIQPLGLGDQGLYYRGTRHLNESVLFIEKSYPLFLSSTIREDNAMFTIDLSNPEIEKEGKIIRQQTLLITRSKFIWESCLYEEICICNYGEVPVQVILLFKFNADFVDLFEVRGTKRKKRGQLLDPVVTEQSVLFQYLGLDNILRQTLLFFDPKPLNLCATSAAVSLELIPRKEKLIHLSVECFQSHEKRAFPSFLNYKEASNKSIEAYKESEKKWCKIWTSNSQFNGWINRSLSDLLMLITETPQGPFPYAGVPWFCTPFGRDGIITTLECLWLAPELGKGVLSFLAANQAKDFDIEADAEPGKILHETREGEMANLGEIPFRKYYGSIDATCLFLLLAAEYYQRTADRKFIEEIWPNIELALLWIDRYGDIDGDGFVEYRRRSSRGLTNQGWKDSFDSVFQKDGSFPVGPIALCEVQGFVFAAKKKIAYLASVLGQISLHDRLLKEAEILKEKFEKEFWVEELSSYALALDGRKEKCKVLASNAGLCLYTGIAKQDKAELIGKLLMSDKFFTGWGIRTVASTEVRYNPISYHNGSVWPFDTAFIAAGMMSYGMKEMAIKLFKGLFEASLFFDLQRLPELFGGIARRGQEGPTLYPVACAPHAWSSGAVFLLLQSAIGLKIDATKNLVIFEEPRLPDFLDKVIIQDLKVGDWRIDVELSRYPHNVGVRLLKKEGEVKLIVID; from the coding sequence ATGGAGAGTAAAATTATAGGTTTAAAAAATGGAAAAGATTTTATTCAGATTGGCGATACGTACTATGTTAGGGTGTGTTCTCCTTTTGCAGATGATCGCACTCGAGTTTTGAAACACAAAGAAACTTTTGGCGTTTTTGATCGGCGAGGAGATATCCAACCCTTGGGATTAGGAGATCAGGGACTCTATTATCGGGGCACGAGACACCTTAACGAAAGTGTTCTATTCATTGAAAAAAGCTATCCTCTTTTTCTCAGTTCGACGATTCGAGAAGATAATGCGATGTTTACTATTGATTTATCTAACCCGGAGATAGAAAAAGAAGGAAAGATTATCCGACAACAAACCTTGCTCATTACTCGTTCGAAGTTTATTTGGGAGTCATGCCTTTATGAAGAAATTTGTATCTGTAATTATGGAGAAGTTCCAGTTCAAGTTATCCTTTTGTTCAAATTTAATGCTGATTTTGTCGATCTGTTTGAAGTACGTGGAACAAAAAGAAAAAAAAGAGGACAATTATTGGATCCCGTCGTTACAGAGCAAAGCGTCCTTTTTCAATATCTTGGCTTAGATAATATTTTGCGTCAGACTCTGCTTTTTTTCGATCCCAAGCCCCTAAATCTTTGTGCTACGTCAGCGGCTGTATCTTTAGAACTTATCCCAAGAAAAGAAAAGCTCATTCATTTATCTGTTGAATGTTTTCAAAGCCATGAAAAGAGAGCTTTCCCTTCTTTTTTAAACTATAAAGAGGCTTCCAATAAATCGATTGAGGCTTACAAAGAATCCGAGAAAAAGTGGTGCAAAATATGGACCTCTAACAGCCAATTCAATGGGTGGATTAATCGATCTCTGTCTGATCTTTTAATGTTAATAACAGAAACTCCCCAAGGTCCCTTTCCCTACGCTGGGGTGCCTTGGTTTTGTACGCCATTTGGCAGAGATGGGATTATTACCACTCTTGAATGCCTTTGGTTGGCTCCTGAACTTGGAAAAGGGGTCTTGTCATTTCTTGCGGCCAATCAAGCAAAAGACTTTGATATTGAAGCGGATGCTGAGCCGGGAAAAATTTTGCATGAAACCAGAGAAGGAGAAATGGCCAATCTGGGCGAGATTCCTTTTCGTAAATATTATGGAAGCATTGATGCAACCTGTCTGTTCCTTCTTCTTGCTGCTGAATACTATCAGCGGACCGCGGACAGAAAATTTATCGAAGAAATCTGGCCAAATATAGAACTGGCTCTTCTCTGGATTGATCGCTATGGAGACATTGATGGCGATGGGTTTGTAGAATATCGAAGAAGAAGTTCAAGAGGACTAACCAATCAAGGCTGGAAAGATTCTTTTGATTCTGTATTCCAGAAGGATGGTTCCTTTCCCGTGGGTCCAATTGCTTTATGTGAAGTGCAGGGGTTCGTTTTTGCCGCAAAGAAAAAAATTGCTTATCTTGCTTCTGTTTTAGGTCAGATCTCGCTGCATGATAGGCTGCTAAAGGAAGCTGAGATATTGAAAGAAAAATTCGAAAAGGAATTTTGGGTCGAAGAACTTTCTTCTTATGCACTGGCTTTAGATGGGCGAAAAGAAAAATGTAAGGTTCTTGCTTCAAATGCTGGCCTCTGCCTGTATACAGGGATTGCCAAACAAGATAAAGCAGAGCTAATTGGTAAGCTTCTTATGAGTGATAAATTTTTTACAGGTTGGGGCATCCGTACTGTGGCTTCTACAGAAGTACGCTACAATCCTATTTCCTATCACAATGGTTCGGTATGGCCTTTTGATACCGCTTTTATTGCGGCTGGAATGATGTCCTATGGAATGAAAGAGATGGCTATAAAACTTTTTAAAGGACTTTTTGAAGCTTCCCTTTTTTTCGACCTTCAACGGTTACCTGAACTTTTTGGAGGAATAGCTAGGAGAGGTCAAGAAGGACCGACACTTTATCCAGTTGCATGTGCCCCCCATGCTTGGTCCAGTGGGGCGGTCTTTCTGCTCTTACAATCGGCCATTGGATTAAAAATTGATGCCACCAAAAATTTAGTGATTTTTGAGGAACCAAGACTACCTGACTTTCTGGATAAAGTCATTATTCAGGACTTAAAGGTGGGTGATTGGAGAATCGATGTGGAACTGTCGCGTTATCCACATAATGTAGGAGTGAGACTTCTCAAAAAAGAAGGAGAGGTGAAACTCATTGTTATCGATTGA
- the aceA gene encoding isocitrate lyase: MPSLVEKITEEWACSDRWKGVKRAYSAADVVRLSGSLSIEYTLARHGATLLWELLHDKEPVIALGAVTGMQAVQMVKAGLKAIYCSGWQIAADANLAQETYPDFSLYPSNSIPLLVKRINASLRRADAINFAENKKDIHYFVPIIVDGEAGFGGALNAFELTKWLIEAGVAAVHFEDQLPSAKKCGHMRSKVLVPTREALQKLIAARLASDILGVSTIIIARTDADGASFLSSDVDERDRPFIKRRTEEGFFEIQGGLDLAIARALVFAPYVDMLWFESSKPDLLAAQRFAEAIHGTFPGKLLAYNCSPSFYWKEYMKEEQMASFHNRLASWGYKLQVISLAGFHALCYGMFTMAKEIKEKGLIAYSVFQEKEKEAQQEGYTALSHQQEVGASYFELIYNTIVGKI; this comes from the coding sequence ATGCCTTCTCTAGTTGAAAAAATAACCGAAGAATGGGCTTGTTCAGATCGATGGAAAGGGGTCAAAAGAGCCTATTCCGCAGCAGATGTGGTAAGACTTTCAGGATCGCTTTCTATTGAATATACCCTTGCTAGGCATGGAGCAACACTACTCTGGGAACTTCTCCATGACAAAGAACCAGTCATTGCTCTTGGAGCTGTAACAGGTATGCAAGCGGTTCAAATGGTCAAAGCTGGGCTTAAAGCTATTTATTGCTCAGGCTGGCAGATCGCTGCTGATGCTAATTTGGCTCAAGAAACGTATCCCGATTTTTCTCTTTATCCTTCTAATTCCATCCCTTTACTTGTAAAAAGGATCAATGCTTCATTGAGAAGAGCCGACGCGATCAACTTTGCCGAAAACAAAAAAGACATCCATTATTTTGTGCCGATTATTGTTGATGGGGAAGCTGGATTTGGAGGGGCATTGAATGCTTTCGAGTTAACAAAATGGTTAATAGAAGCAGGAGTGGCTGCGGTGCATTTTGAAGATCAACTTCCTTCGGCTAAGAAGTGTGGGCACATGCGTTCAAAGGTATTGGTTCCGACTAGAGAGGCTTTACAAAAACTTATAGCGGCACGGCTTGCCTCGGATATATTAGGAGTGAGCACCATTATTATAGCACGGACGGATGCCGATGGAGCCTCTTTTTTATCTTCGGATGTGGATGAAAGGGATCGACCATTTATAAAACGAAGAACCGAAGAAGGATTCTTTGAAATTCAAGGAGGGTTGGATTTAGCAATAGCGCGTGCACTGGTTTTTGCTCCTTATGTGGATATGTTATGGTTTGAAAGCTCAAAGCCCGATTTATTGGCTGCCCAACGATTTGCCGAAGCCATCCATGGAACCTTTCCTGGGAAATTGCTTGCTTATAATTGTTCTCCATCTTTTTATTGGAAAGAATATATGAAAGAAGAACAGATGGCATCGTTTCACAATAGGTTGGCTTCCTGGGGCTATAAATTACAAGTGATTTCTTTGGCCGGTTTTCATGCACTCTGTTACGGGATGTTTACCATGGCAAAGGAAATTAAAGAAAAAGGCTTGATAGCTTATTCTGTATTTCAAGAAAAGGAAAAAGAAGCACAACAGGAAGGATATACTGCGCTCAGTCACCAACAGGAAGTTGGAGCAAGCTATTTTGAACTGATTTATAATACCATTGTGGGTAAGATATAA
- a CDS encoding malate synthase, whose product MSIYSAPSGVTIVGTYHKEWEKILSYEALRFVASLHRQFDALRLELLERRKKIQKAIDDNRLSLNFLSDTRQIREDKWEVAALPQNLPERKVEILGTASLDFLKNAVESGADGIIIDLEDSLSPSWENIIESQIFLFDFLRQKNDSNTSYQPLLHVRPRGIHLWEKHVHVDGKPLAASLFDFGLYVYHNAKLLVERQSGPFFYVPKIENFYEAEFWSSLFSFTENALSLPSGSIRATIIIETITAVFEMEEILHSMKNHGWALSVDPRDYVFSVIKKFRKSREALMPDRSEITMDANFLHAYRKLLVETCQKRRALAIGGVSLLEPSVIYEDAELFEKIKFEKERDIALGMDGCIVNHPKLVPVVREAFKNVSREAITEAKEHPESLIVRPEDLLDFKIPGAITESGVRSNISLLFMYLSSWLSGHGAVDIFNLKEDVSSAEIARSQLWQWVHLEAEMDSEIPFDKELFLCWKTEEKELLKHLPFLDQVDRVIEEVVLTKDFVEFLTLITYEYL is encoded by the coding sequence ATGAGTATTTATTCAGCACCTTCAGGAGTAACGATTGTAGGTACCTACCATAAAGAATGGGAAAAGATCCTTAGTTATGAGGCGCTCCGTTTTGTTGCTTCTCTTCATAGGCAGTTTGATGCCTTGCGTTTGGAACTACTGGAAAGAAGAAAAAAAATACAGAAAGCCATAGATGATAATCGACTTTCTTTAAACTTTCTTTCAGACACTCGTCAGATTCGTGAAGATAAATGGGAAGTAGCTGCGTTGCCTCAAAACTTGCCAGAGAGAAAAGTTGAGATTCTGGGAACGGCTTCTTTGGACTTTCTAAAGAATGCTGTGGAGTCAGGTGCCGATGGGATCATTATTGATTTAGAAGATTCTTTATCGCCGAGCTGGGAAAATATCATCGAAAGCCAGATCTTCTTGTTCGACTTCTTAAGGCAAAAAAATGATAGCAATACAAGCTATCAGCCTTTGCTTCACGTCAGGCCAAGAGGAATACATCTTTGGGAAAAACATGTTCATGTAGATGGCAAACCCCTTGCGGCAAGTCTTTTTGATTTTGGTCTTTATGTATATCACAATGCCAAACTACTTGTAGAAAGACAAAGTGGGCCTTTTTTTTATGTTCCAAAAATAGAAAATTTTTATGAGGCCGAATTTTGGTCTTCTCTTTTTTCGTTTACTGAAAACGCTCTTTCTCTTCCTTCTGGGAGTATACGGGCAACTATCATCATAGAGACTATTACAGCGGTTTTTGAAATGGAAGAAATCCTTCATTCAATGAAAAACCATGGCTGGGCTTTGAGCGTAGACCCACGTGATTATGTTTTCAGTGTCATAAAGAAATTCCGGAAGAGTAGAGAAGCACTTATGCCCGACAGGTCGGAAATTACAATGGATGCAAACTTCTTGCATGCCTATAGGAAGCTCCTTGTTGAGACCTGTCAGAAAAGAAGAGCCCTTGCCATTGGAGGAGTCTCTCTGTTAGAACCGTCAGTGATTTATGAGGATGCAGAGCTCTTCGAAAAAATAAAGTTCGAAAAAGAAAGAGACATTGCTCTTGGAATGGATGGGTGTATCGTCAATCATCCAAAGCTTGTCCCTGTGGTAAGAGAAGCTTTTAAGAATGTTTCAAGAGAAGCTATTACGGAAGCAAAGGAACACCCAGAAAGCCTCATAGTACGACCGGAGGATTTGCTTGATTTTAAGATCCCTGGGGCTATTACTGAATCAGGTGTTAGAAGCAATATTAGTCTTCTTTTCATGTATCTTTCTTCCTGGCTTTCTGGTCATGGAGCTGTAGATATCTTTAATCTTAAGGAAGATGTTTCATCTGCTGAAATTGCTCGCAGTCAGCTGTGGCAATGGGTTCATTTGGAAGCTGAGATGGATAGCGAAATTCCTTTTGACAAAGAACTTTTCCTATGCTGGAAAACAGAAGAAAAAGAGCTACTCAAACATCTTCCTTTTTTAGATCAAGTGGATCGAGTGATTGAAGAAGTTGTGTTAACAAAAGATTTCGTTGAGTTTTTGACACTCATTACTTACGAGTATTTATAA
- a CDS encoding FAD-linked oxidase C-terminal domain-containing protein, translated as MFKQRKIKNSKNHSEFLKTLLHSLPKEEVIYEPEELSVYECDGLTAFRVLPLAVVIPQKIEEILVILSACKRFGVPIVVRGGGTGLSGGATPVEGGIVLSLSKFNQILEIDPINQVARVEPGVTNMQVSQSAAPYGLYFAPDPSSQIACTIGGNIAENAGGIHCLKYGLTVNNVLAIKMLTVEGEIVSIGNVGGESPGCDLLSLIVGSEGMLGIVIEATLRLLPKPECAKLVVGCFDDVTEASKTVSQIIASGIVPAGLEIMDKLVIEAVQSYIQVGFPTSAAAVLLCELDGMFEEVEEECRLVEQIMIQMGAKEIIRSKNEEERLLLWKARKSAFPAAGRISPDYYCMDGTIPRKSLAFVLKRIAELAAQYNLRVGNVFHAGDGNIHPLILYDNSIVGEMERVESLGEKILELCVEVGGSITGEHGVGLEKLGPMCLQFSLEEIQQFHRIKRALDPDALLNPGKAIPTLHRCAEFGKMHVHQGQIAFAGIERF; from the coding sequence ATGTTTAAGCAAAGAAAAATAAAAAATTCTAAAAACCATTCTGAGTTCCTCAAAACACTCTTACACTCTTTACCTAAAGAGGAAGTTATCTATGAGCCTGAAGAACTCTCCGTTTATGAGTGCGATGGACTGACCGCTTTTAGGGTATTGCCTTTAGCTGTTGTGATTCCACAAAAAATTGAAGAGATCCTTGTGATCTTGTCTGCTTGCAAGCGATTTGGTGTGCCCATAGTGGTGCGAGGAGGGGGTACGGGGCTTTCGGGAGGTGCAACCCCAGTGGAGGGAGGGATTGTTCTTAGCTTGTCTAAGTTCAACCAGATTCTTGAAATCGATCCTATAAATCAGGTTGCTAGAGTAGAGCCTGGGGTCACTAATATGCAGGTAAGCCAGTCTGCTGCACCTTATGGACTTTATTTTGCACCAGATCCTTCCTCTCAGATTGCTTGTACGATTGGAGGAAACATTGCTGAGAATGCCGGAGGAATCCATTGTTTGAAATATGGCCTTACAGTCAATAATGTGCTTGCGATAAAGATGCTGACTGTAGAAGGGGAGATTGTCTCAATAGGGAATGTGGGAGGCGAAAGCCCTGGTTGTGATCTTCTTTCTTTAATAGTAGGCTCCGAAGGAATGCTTGGAATAGTTATAGAAGCTACCTTGCGTCTTTTGCCAAAACCTGAATGTGCAAAGCTTGTTGTTGGTTGTTTTGATGATGTCACTGAGGCTAGTAAAACAGTAAGCCAGATTATTGCTTCAGGCATAGTGCCTGCAGGACTTGAAATTATGGATAAGCTGGTTATTGAAGCAGTCCAATCCTATATTCAAGTAGGCTTTCCAACTTCGGCTGCAGCCGTTCTACTGTGTGAGCTTGATGGGATGTTTGAAGAAGTGGAGGAAGAGTGTAGGCTGGTTGAACAAATAATGATCCAGATGGGAGCTAAGGAGATCATTAGGTCTAAGAATGAGGAAGAAAGGTTGCTCCTTTGGAAAGCAAGAAAATCAGCCTTTCCGGCCGCAGGGAGAATTTCTCCTGATTATTATTGTATGGATGGAACAATTCCAAGAAAAAGTCTAGCTTTTGTACTCAAAAGGATTGCCGAACTAGCCGCTCAATATAATCTTAGAGTTGGAAATGTTTTTCATGCGGGCGATGGGAATATACATCCCCTAATTCTCTATGATAATAGTATTGTTGGGGAGATGGAAAGAGTCGAAAGCTTAGGAGAAAAGATTCTTGAACTCTGTGTTGAAGTTGGAGGATCGATTACTGGAGAACATGGGGTAGGTCTTGAAAAGCTTGGGCCAATGTGTCTCCAATTTTCCTTGGAGGAAATTCAGCAGTTCCATCGGATAAAAAGAGCTTTGGATCCAGACGCTTTGCTTAATCCAGGGAAAGCCATTCCTACACTTCATCGATGTGCGGAATTTGGAAAGATGCATGTGCATCAAGGACAGATTGCTTTTGCAGGTATAGAAAGATTTTGA
- the glcE gene encoding glycolate oxidase subunit GlcE — MIDCPSSATDSITNELIEKIRRVINLKEKIKIIGGGTKERLGRKVVGKPINVSENRGIITYDPAELFVTVKSGTPIGSLEEVLKQHGQYLPFEPPHLGEQATVGGVVACGLSGPSRPYKGALKDYLLKVRIINGKGEVLTFGSQVIKNVAGFDLFRLMAGAQGTLGIILDVTFKVLPLPPFSTTVVLEKNATEALRFLSIIAAKYFPLSASCYYNNKLYVRISGYEKSVRRAEKEIGGDILANDHQFWNSVKERTHPFFINSQRLWRLVLPQAAPLLPMEGEWFFDWGGSQRWWKGEEDNREAIFRWARDQGGYAWCHDKEVTLASPLDTALLRIHRRLKEAFDPFGLLNPGRIYEEF, encoded by the coding sequence ATGATAGACTGTCCTTCTTCAGCCACCGACTCAATCACAAACGAGCTTATAGAAAAAATAAGAAGGGTTATCAATCTTAAAGAGAAGATAAAAATCATTGGCGGTGGAACGAAAGAAAGGTTAGGTAGGAAAGTTGTTGGTAAACCTATTAACGTTTCAGAAAATAGAGGAATCATTACATATGATCCGGCTGAACTATTTGTAACAGTAAAGAGTGGTACTCCTATCGGCTCCCTTGAAGAAGTCTTGAAGCAGCATGGCCAATATCTACCTTTTGAACCTCCCCATCTGGGAGAACAAGCTACTGTGGGGGGAGTAGTTGCGTGTGGACTTTCTGGTCCATCAAGACCCTATAAAGGGGCATTGAAAGATTATCTTTTAAAAGTAAGGATCATTAATGGAAAGGGAGAAGTTCTAACCTTTGGCAGTCAGGTCATCAAAAATGTGGCTGGTTTTGATCTATTCAGGCTGATGGCTGGAGCCCAGGGAACCCTTGGAATAATCCTGGACGTGACTTTTAAAGTACTTCCCCTCCCACCATTTTCAACTACTGTAGTTTTAGAAAAAAATGCTACCGAGGCACTTCGTTTTCTTTCAATAATTGCAGCTAAATATTTTCCGCTTTCAGCCAGTTGTTATTATAACAATAAACTTTATGTGAGAATTTCTGGTTATGAAAAATCTGTAAGGAGAGCCGAAAAAGAAATTGGAGGAGACATTTTAGCAAACGATCATCAATTTTGGAACTCCGTCAAAGAAAGAACCCATCCTTTTTTTATAAATAGCCAAAGACTGTGGCGATTGGTTCTTCCCCAAGCTGCTCCTTTGCTACCGATGGAAGGGGAATGGTTTTTCGACTGGGGTGGAAGTCAGAGATGGTGGAAAGGGGAAGAAGACAATAGGGAAGCCATTTTTCGTTGGGCACGAGATCAAGGAGGATATGCTTGGTGCCATGACAAGGAAGTGACTTTGGCTTCTCCTTTGGATACGGCCCTCCTGCGTATTCATAGAAGGCTTAAAGAGGCTTTTGATCCTTTTGGGCTTTTAAATCCAGGTAGAATTTATGAGGAGTTTTAA